CCTTTTTCACCACCAAGGCCTTCGTTGGCCAGCAGGCCGGGCGCAATTACCCTTCCCCGGTTAACGCGGTGACTTCGATCGAGCAGGGCTACAAGCTCAATCGCGACGAAGCGCTGAAGATCGAGCAGCAACAGTTTATTGCCAGTGCCCAGACAGAAACCGCCGCGTCTCTGGTCGGACTGTTCCTGAATGATCAGAAGGTCAGCAAGGTCGCCAAGAGCTGGGAGAAAAGGTCCGATAAGGAAATTGAACGTGCCGCAGTGCTGGGCGCGGGCATCATGGGTGGCGGTATCGCCTATCAGTCTGCCTACAAAGGCACGCCCATCAAGATGAAGGATATCAACCAGGACGGTATTGACCTGGGACTGAAAGAGGCCGGTAAGCTGCTGACCAAGCTGGTGGATCGCGGTCGTATGACTCCCGCGAAAATGGCGGAGACACTCAACCGAATTGAGCCCACCCTGAGCTATGATGGCTTCAACGATGTCGATATCGTGGTGGAAGCGGTTGTCGAAAATCCCAAGGTAAAGCATGCGGTATTGAAAGAAGTCGAAACCAAGGTCTCAGAAGACACGGTGATCGCCTCCAATACCTCCACCATCTCCATCGACACTCTGTCAGCGCCGCTGTCGCGCCCGGAAAACTTCCTCGGCATGCACTTCTTTAACCCGGTGCACAAAATGCCGCTGGTGGAAGTGATTCGCGGTGAGAAAACGTCTGAAACGGCGATTGCCCGCGTTGTGGCCTATGCCAACAAAATGGGTAAGAAAGCAATTGTGGTGCGCGACTGCCCCGGTTTCCTCGTGAACCGTGTGTTGTTCCCATATTTTGCCGGCTTTGCCATGCTGGTGCGTGATGGCGCGGATTTCCAGCAGGTCGATAAGGTGATGGAGCGCTGGGGTTGGCCAATGGGGCCGGCTTACCTGATGGACGTGGTGGGCATCGATACTGGTGTGCATGCAGAAAAAGTCATGGCGGAAGGCTTCCCTGAGCGCATGGGTAAAACCTTTACCGCGGCCTCCGACGTGTTGTACGAAGCCGGGCGCTATGGCCAGAAAAATGGCAAAGGCTTCTACGTATACGAAGAAGACAAGAAAGGTCGCCCGAAGAAAGTGGTGGCGGAAGAGGTCTACGATCTGCTTAAGCCGCACGTCGCCGAGCGTTGCGAGTTTGAAACTGACGAAATTATCGAGCGCATGATGGTGCCCATGGCCACCGAGCTGGCCCGCTGCCTGGAGGAAGGTATTGTCGACTCCCCGGCTGAGGCGGATATGGCACTGATCTACGGTATCGGCTTCCCGCCTTTCCGTGGTGGCATTTTCGCCTGGCTGGATAGCATCGGCCTGGATAACTTCGTGAAGATGGCTGAGAAGCACAGTGATCTGGGCGAGCTGTACAAGCCCACCGATGGCATGCGCGAAATGGCCGCCAGCGGCAAAACCTACTACGGCGACAAGTAAGGAGAGTTTCCATGAGTCTGAATCCTAGAGATGCCGTAATCGTCGACTATGCGCGTACCGCCATGGGGCGATCCAAAAACGGCGTGTATCGCAATGTGCGTGCGGACGATATGTCTGCAGAGTTGCTGAAAAAATTCCTGCAGCGCAACGAAAAGCTGGACCCGAAAGAAATTGATGACCTGATCTGGGGCTGCGTCATGCAGCGCGATGAGCAGGGCTTTAATGTTGCTCGCTTTATTTTGCTGCGCGCCGGTCTTCCGCATACGATCCCGGCGCAAACCATCAACCGCTTGTGTGGTTCCTCCATGTCAGCGTTGCACACCGCTGCTGCGAACATTCAGGCGGGCGTTGGCGATGTCTATGTGGTAGGTGGTGTCGAGCACATGGGCCACCTGAACATGATGGAGCACGTCAGCCCGAACCCCATGCTTGGTCGCTATATGGCGAAGGCCGCGGGTTCTATGGGGATGACTGCGGAATACCTGGCGATGATGCACGGTATCCAGCGCCAGCAAATGGATGAGTTTGGGGCCCGGTCTCACCAGCGCGCCGCCAAGGCGACGGCAGAGGGCAAGTTCAATCGTGAGATTATTGCGATTGAGGGTCACGATGAAGATGGCGTGCCAATGCTGGTGGAAACGGACCAGACCATCCGCCCGGAAACGACCGCGGAAGCACTGTCCAAATTGAAGCCGGCGTTTGATCCGAAGCACGGTCAGGTGACTGCGGGCACCTCTTCGCAGATTACCGACGGCGCATCTGTGATGTTGGTCATGTCTGCCGAGCGCGCACAAGCCCTTGGATTGACGCCGATTGCAAAAGTGCGCGAGATGGCACTGGCTGGTGTTGATCCGTCCATCATGGGTTACGGCCCGGTGCCATCCACCCAGAAGGCGCTGAAAAGTGCAGGCTTGACCATCGAGGACATCGACAAGGTCGAGCTGAACGAAGCCTTTGCGGCGCAGGCACTGCCGGTGCTGAAGGACCTCAACCTGCTGGATGTGATGGACGAGAAGGTCAACCTGTATGGCGGCGCCATTGCGCTCGGCCATCCCTTCGGCTGCTCCGGTGTCCGTATTACGGGCACTCTGCTGTCCGTACTTCAGAATGAGGGCGGAGACCTTGGGGTTTCTACCATGTGTATCGGCCTGGGGCAGGGCATTACCACCATCGTTGAGCGGGTCTAACGCCCACTGGTCTCGATGAGCACGGGGCGCCGGGATCGGCGCCCCGTTGTTTTTTCGGTCAGCTGCAGCATAACCGGTGCGGTATTGTTGAAGCCCCGTGTCCGCTGTGGCACAATCTGCTCCCCTTGTTGCAGGTCGGTCTGGTTTTTGCGTAAAAACTTAGGCAAATCAACGGCTTAGCACACAAGGTTGCGGGGACGTGGTGGAATTGGTAGACACGCCAGATTTAGGTTCTGGTGCCGCAAGGTGTGGGAGTTCAAGTCTCCCCGTCCCCACCAAACAAGTTTTTGCAGTCCGTGCCAGACGCACATTTTCCCGGCGGGAAACGTGTGCGGCGCGGGCTGTTTGTATTTGGCGGTCGGCGAATGACTGCCGGCAAAACGCTAATCGCCGGTGCCGGGGCTTCCCGTAGCCCGGTATCTGTGAAGAGAAAAGTCTCACGAGGATTATCATGCAGGTTTCCATTGAAACAACTTCCGGTCTGGAGCGTCGCTTAACGGTCAATTTGCCGGCAGAAGTCGTCGAGAAGGAAGTTGACAAGCGCCTTCAGCAAGCGTCCAAGACCGTGCGCATTAACGGCTTCCGCAAGGGCAAGGTGCCGATGAAAGTGGTACGCCAGCGTTTTGGTGCCGGTGTGCGTCAGGAAGTCCTGGGTGAAGTGATGAGCCGCTCTTTCTACGAAGCGGTTCAGAAAGAGCAGGTAAAGCCGGCTGGACAGCCGAGCATTGAAGCGAAAAACGTGACCCCGGGTGAAAACCTGGAATACGTGGCCACGTTTGAAGTCTACCCGGAAGTAACCCTGACTGACCTGTCTGAAGTTGAGGTTGAACGTCCGAAGGCTGAAGTGACTGACGCCGACGTTGACAACATGATCGACGTGCTGCGCAAACAGCAGTCTGGCTGGAAAGAAACCAAGCGCAAAGCCCAGAAAGGCGACCGTGTAACTATCGACTTCGTTGGCCGTAAGGACGGCGAAGAGTTTGATGGTGGCAAGGCAGAAGGTCAGCAGCTGGTGCTGGGCTCTGGCAGCATGATTCCCGGTTTCGAAGATGGCATCATTGGCATGAAGCCTGGCGAAGAAAAGGAAGTGACCGTTACCTTCCCGGAAGACTACCAGGCGGAAAACCTGGCGGGCGCCGAAGCTGTGTTCACCATCAAAGTGACCGCTTCCGAGAAGCCTGAGCTGCCTGAGCTGGACGATGAGTTCTTTGCAGGGTATGGCGTTGAAGAAGGTGGCGAAGAAAAGTTCCGCGAAGAAGTCCGTGGCAACATGGAGCGCGAACTGAAAAACGCAGCCCTGAACAAGGTCAAGACCCAGGTTATGGACCAGCTGTTTGAAAAGCACCAGGTAGAAATCCCGGCGGCGCTGGTTCAGGGTGAAGTTCAAACTCTGCGTGGTCAGATGGTTCAGCAGTTTGGCGGTCAGATCAATCCGGAAGACGCAGCGAAAATGCTGCCGGACACCATGTTCGAAGATCAGGCCAAGCGCCGTGTCGTTCTCGGTCTGGTCGTTGGCGAGATCGTGAAGGAAAACAAACTGGCTGTGGACGCTGATCGCGTAAAAGCGAAGGTGGAAGAGCTGGCATCGACCTATCAGCAGCCTGAAGAAGTTGTTGAATACTACTTCAACAATCGCGAGCTGCTGGCAGGCGTTGAGTCCGTTGTGCTCGAAGACCAGGTAGTAGACTTTGTGCTGGACAAGGCCAAGGTCAGCGAAGTGGAAAGCACCTACGACGACGTAATCAAGCCGCAAAAACAGGCTTGATTGCAGAAAACGGCCACCTACGGTGGCCGTTTTTTATTCACCAGTATGTTTTTCTGACACGGGTGATGTTCTCCCGATGAACCGCCGCCCAGAGTCGCCTGTTTTTTCTCTCGCCTGCTGCCAATCTTTCCCATTCTGATCCCGCTGCTCCCAACTGGCTTTATCTTCGCTGAGCAGTTAAGCTCAGAATGACCATATTTTTCAGGGTTGTGCCTTTTTTGAGCACGCCCGTTTTGTAGTCGCCTGTACGCCGAAAAAGGAAGCACCGTATCCATGGCATATATTGATAATTCCCTGAACAACAAAGAAATTCTCGCCACCGGCGGCCTGGTACCTATGGTGGTAGAGCAGACCGCGAGAGGGGAGCGTTCTTTTGATATCTACTCTCGCCTTCTGAAAGAGCGCGTGATTTTCTTGGTGGGGCCGGTGGAAGATCACATGGCCAACCTGGTTGTTGCTCAGCTCTTGTTCCTTGAGGCGGAAAACCCCGACAAAGATATCCATCTTTATATTAATTCACCGGGTGGCTCGGTGACCGCGGGCATGTCCATCTATGACACCATGCAGTTCATCAAGCCGGACGTTAGCACCATGTGTATCGGTCAGGCCTGCAGTATGGGTGCATTCCTGTTGACCGCGGGTGCTGAAGGAAAACGCTATGCGACCCCGAACTCCCGGGTAATGATCCACCAGCCAAGCGGTGGAGCGCAGGGGCAGGCGTCGGACATCCATATCCAGGCGCAGGAAATCCTCAAAATCCGTTCCCGTTTGAACGAACTGATGGCGCACCACACTGGCCGCAGTGTCGCAGACATTGAGCGGGATACCGATCGGGACAGATTCCTGAGCGCGGATGAGGCAAAGGAGTACGGTCTGGTGGATGAGGTATTGGCCCGTCGTCAGGCTCCGGGGCAGTAAACCCCGCAAAACCCGCAACGGGGCACCATTCGCCTAAGAACCCGGATAAACCCAGAGCCTTGTTCTCCGGGATCGGTAGGCATTGCCCCGGCGCCAGAACAGCGTTGTCCCGACTTCTGGCGGGACGGATAAAAAAACTTGAAAAACCTGCCAAAAGGCCGCATCTTGCTTATGAACCCAATTTGCCGCCGCATTTCGGCTGGCTGCCAGACCACGGAGTACATAGATGACTGATCAGAACAGCGGAGAAGACAACGGCAAGCTCCTTTACTGTTCCTTCTGTGGCAAAAGCCAGCAGGAAGTACGCAAGCTGATCGCGGGTCCATCAGTTTACATATGCGACGAGTGCGTCGAGCTCTGCACAGATATCATTCGCGAGGAAGTTCAGGAGTCCGTTGATGGCGACGATTCCCGCTTGCCCACCCCCCAGGAAATTACTGAAATCCTCGACCAGTACGTGATTGGTCAGGCCCGTGCCAAGAAAGTGCTGGCAGTCGCGGTCTACAACCACTACAAGCGCCTGCGCAGCAGCAAGAGCGTAAAAGGCAAGGATGACGTCGAGCTGGGGAAATCCAATATTCTGTTGGTCGGCCCGACCGGTAGCGGTAAGACACTGCTGGCGGAAACCCTGGCGCGACTGCTGAACGTCCCCTTTACCATCGCAGATGCCACCACCCTGACAGAAGCAGGTTATGTGGGGGAAGACGTTGAAAACATCATTCAGAAGCTTCTGCAGAAGTGTGATTATGATGTAGAGAAAGCCCAGCAGGGGATTGTGTATATCGATGAGATCGACAAAATCTCCCGCAAGTCTGATAACCCGTCGATCACTCGCGATGTGTCGGGTGAGGGCGTACAGCAAGCGCTGCTGAAACTGATTGAGGGGACCGTTGCCTCGGTACCTCCGCAGGGCGGCCGCAAGCATCCACAGCAGGAATTCCTGCAGGTGGACACCTCGAACATCCTGTTTATCTGTGGTGGTGCCTTCGCCGGCCTGGACAAGGTGATTCGCGACCGGTCCGAGAAAGGCGGTATTGGCTTCTCTGCAGAGGTGAAATCCAAAGACGGTGCCAGCAACTTCGGTGAAGTCTTGTTGGATCTCGAACCGGAAGATCTGGTCCGCTATGGCCTCATCCCCGAGTTTGTGGGGCGTCTGCCGGTTACCGCTACCCTCGAGGAGCTGGATCGCGCGGCGTTGGTGCAGATTCTTACCGCGCCACGCAACGCCCTGACCAAACAGTACTCAAAGCTGTTTGATATGGAAGGGGTAGAACTCGACTTCCGTCCCGATGCCCTGGACGCTGTGGCTTCCAAGGCGATGGAGCGTAAAACGGGTGCCCGCGGCCTGCGGTCGATCATGGAGTCCGTGTTGTTGGAAACCATGTACGATATCCCCAGCCTGGACAATGTGGCCAAAGTGGTGATTGATGAGGCGGTGATTAACGGCGAGTCAGCCCCGCTACTGGTCTACGAGCAGGCGGAGAAACCCCAGAAGGCCGCCCCCGAGGAGTAATTGCGCTGGCGCAAGACACCCTTCACGAAAAAGCCCCGAGAGCTCCGCTTCCGGGGCTTTTTTTGTAACTGCCTCTTTATGGTGCCTGCGCGCATTAATCCGAAGCGAGTGCTCCGATCGTAGACTTCTGTGCTAGAAGGTAGGGTTGCCGCGGAATATGCATGTTCCATGACCATCTACGTGCCCCTTGAATTAAACTAATTTTGCTACGCCGGAGAGGGCGGGCTTGTTATTCTGAGGCTTGCCCCCAAGTTAGGAACTGAACTGGCGCGCACGGGTAGCCGGCACAGGATGCACCCGATGACGAATAAGTCGCCAAACTGGTGGCCGAGAGCCGCTTGAAGGCCGAGAGGAGTTTTATGGACCAGCCATCCGAGACCTTGAACGAATACCCCCTTTTGCCACTGCGTGACGTGGTGGTGTATCCCCATATGGTGATTCCGCTGTTCGTTGGGCGGGAGAAGTCTATAGATGCGCTGGAAGAGGCCATGCGCAGCGACAAGCAGGTACTTCTGGTGGCTCAGCGCCAGGCATCGGAAGATGACCCGGGTGCCGATGACGTCTATCGAGTGGGCACTGTCGCGAGCGTACTGCAGTTGCTCAAGCTCCCTGACGGCACCGTCAAGGTGCTAGTTGAAGGTGGGCATCGGGTGAAAGTCGAGGAGATTCAGGAGGGTGACGGCCATTACCGCGCCAGTGTCTCTCCGCTCGAGTCCGAAGACCTCCCTGAGGCGGAAGCGGAGGCGCTGGTGCGCTCCGCCATGTCGCAATTTGAGCAGTACGTGAGTGTCAGCAAGAAGGTGCCGAACGAGGTGATGACCTCTCTGTCTGGCATTGATGAGCCGGGTCGCCTGGCGGATACCATTGCCGCGCACATGTCCCTGGACCTTCCCCAGAAGCAGGAGTTGCTGGAGACAGTCAGCGTAAAGGAGCGGCTGGAGCATCTTCTTGGCCTGATGGATTCAGAAATCGACCTGATTCAGGTAGAGAAGCGGATCCGTGGCCGCGTTAAAAAGCAGATGGAAAAGAGCCAGCGCGAGTACTATCTGAATGAGCAGATGAAGGCCATTCAGAAAGAGCTGGGGGAAATCACCGAAGAACCCAACGAAATCGAAGAGCTTGAGCGGAAGATTGCCGATTCCGGTATGTCGGCCGAAGCGGAAAAGAAAACCCGCGCGGAACTCGCCAAGCTGAAAATGATGTCGCCCATGTCTGCCGAGGCTTCGGTACTGCGCAGCTATATCGACTGGATGCTCAGTGTCCCGTGGAAGAAGACCAGCCGTGTGCGCCACGACCTGATCAAGGCTGAGGAGATTCTTAACAAGGATCACTACGGTCTGGAAGAGGTGAAAGAACGCATCCTCGAATACCTCGCCGTGCAGAAGCGTGTGAAAAAGGTCAAGGGTCCGATCCTCTGTCTGGTAGGGCCTCCCGGTGTGGGTAAAACCTCGCTGGGTGAATCGATTGCGCGTGCCACCAATCGCAAGTATGTGCGCATGGCCCTTGGTGGTGTGCGCGATGAAGCTGAGATTCGGGGCCATCGCCGTACGTACATCGGTTCGTTACCTGGTAAGTTGGTGCAGAAAATTTCCAAGGTGGGGGTAAAAAACCCGCTGTTCCTGTTGGATGAAGTCGACAAGATGGGGATGGATCATCGCGGTGACCCTGCGTCGGCACTGCTGGAGGTTCTGGACCCCGAACAGAACAAGTCGTTCAATGATCACTACCTCGAAGTGGACTATGACTTGTCTGACGTGATGTTCGTATGTACGTCCAACTCAATGAATATCCCTGGGCCTCTGCTTGACCGGATGGAAGTCATCCGCATTCCCGGTTACACCGAGGATGAAAAGCTGAACATCGCGCAGCGTTACCTGATTCCGAAGCAGCGCAAGGCCGCCGGATTAAAACCGGAAGAGTTGGAGCTGGCGGATGACACCGTGCGTGATGTGGTTCGGTACTACACGCGCGAGGCGGGTGTTCGTGGTTTGGACCGCGAGATGGCAAAGATCTGCCGCAAAGTCGTCACCGAGCATGTGCGGAAGGCCACAACCAACAAGGTGGTGGTCAAGCCGGAACAGCTGGAAGAGCTACTGGGCGTGCGTAAGTTCGATTACGGCCGCGCCGAGGAAGAGAACAAGATTGGTCAGGTTACGGGCCTCGCCTGGACCGAAGTGGGTGGTGAGCTGCTGACAATTGAATCTTCTGCCGTGTCTGGCAAGGGTCGTGTGATCAAGACCGGCTCTCTTGGTGATGTGATGCAAGAGTCGATTCAGGCGGCGTTGACGGTGGTTCGCGCCCGGGCACAGGCGTTGGGTATCCCCCCGGACTTTCATGAAACCCGTGATATCCACATCCACGTGCCAGAAGGGGCTACGCCTAAAGATGGCCCTTCTGCGGGTATTGCCATGTGTACGGTTCTGGCGTCGGTGCTGACCAACATTCCGGTTCGCTCAGATGTCGCCATGACCGGGGAGATTACCCTGCGGGGTGAGGTCCTGCGCATCGGTGGCCTGAAAGAGAAGCTGCTTGCAGCACACCGGGGTGGGATCAAGACTGTGCTGATTCCGGCGGACAACGAACGCGACCTGAAGGATATTCCCGATAATATTCAGCAGGACCTGGTGATCAAACCCGTGAAGTGGATCGACCAGGTTTTGGAGTACGCCCTGGAAAAGATGCCCAGCCCGCTGAGTGATGAAGAGTATTCTGCACTGAAAAAGCAGGCGGAAGAGCGCTCCCAACGATCGATCCAGACCCACTGAGCTTTGGGTTGAAATTACACCGCATTACACCGATCAGTCCGGGGAGAGTAATTCCCCGGGCTGCTTCACGGTGTTAAAAAAACCATTGAATAGACGACGCAAATTCGCGTAGAGTACTCGGCCTGCGTGATCGCAGGTTAAAAAATGATCTCGACGGACACTGCCTGAACAAGAGTGATTCAAAAGTGTCCAACTCCCCGCAAAGCCGCATGGTTCCTTGACCCACCAACGGGCAGTTGGTATAAAACGGGGCTTGTTTCGCTGCGGGGAGCCGCGGGCGATCAAAGATTAATTGCAAAAAAAATGCACCTTTGCGCCTTGTAAAAACAGGGCAGCAACAGACCTTACATACACACCTAGAAACCTAGATAAAGAACAGAGGGATATAGCGTGAACAAGTCCGAACTGATTGAAGCCATTGCCGCATCTGCCGACATTCCGAAGGCAGCCGCTGGCCGTGCGCTGGACGCGATGGTAGACAGCATCACCGATGCACTGAAGAAAGGTGACCAGGTTGCCCTGGTTGGCTTTGGCACCTTCGCTGTCAAAGAGCGCGCTGCGCGTACCGGTCGCAACCCACGCACCGGCGACCCCATTGAAATTGCCGCCGCGAAAATCCCTAACTTCAAAGCCGGTAAAGCTTTGAAAGACGCGGTAAATTAAGAGGCTTTGTAACCTGCAATGCTTCAAAGAGGCGTATCAGTTGGATGCGCCTTTTTTGTTTCTGAAAAGTCGAATTTTTTCTGGTTCAGCGGTTATCGACCGTATTCAGTGTGACGCTGGCAACGCAGTCGTTGTCGCACTGCAACAACAATAAGCAATGATCCAGATTTGTATTGATAGAGTTAAATTTCGGAGCTGAATATGCTTCAGTCCATGCGCGACAACCTGAAAGGAACAGCTGCGATTATCGTCGCTGCGTTCTTTGGATTTATCATGGTGATCGGTGGAATTGATTTCTTCACCGGTGCCAGTGGCGGTTCTGCCGACCAGGTAGCCGACGTCAACGGCGAAAAAATTTCGAATCTAGATCTGCAGCGAGCGATTCAAAATCGCCGCAGTATGATTGAAAGCCAGTATGGTGAAAACGTGCCGGCAGATCTGCTGACGGATGAGCAGCTTCGTGGCCCTGTATTGCAGCAGCTGGTGAACAGTTCGGTGATGCGGCAAGCCGCGATGGACCGGGGCATGGTCATGAGCCCGACTTCTGTAGACCGGGAAATCGTGCAAATGCCGGGGTTCCAGGTCAATGGGCAGTTCGATCAGCAGATGTACCTTAATGGCCTGCGCCGCATGGGATACAGCCCGGCTGGATTCCGCCAGCTGCTGGAGCAGGAAATGGTCATGCAGCAGTACATTGGCAGCGTGGCGGATAGTGCTTTTGCCACCCGTGCAGAGGCAGAGGAAGTCGTGTCTGTGTCGATGGAAGAGCGTGACTTTGACTATCTGACGCTTTCGGCGGCTCCGCTGCTGGGTGATATTCAGCTTTCTGATGCTGAGGTTCAGACCTATTACGATGAAAACCAGCAGGACTTCCAGCGTCCGGAGCAGGTTGCCATTGAATATATCGAACTGACGCCCGAGCAGTTTGCGGCGAATATCGATGTCGCTGAAGAGGATCTGCGTGCGCAATACGAGCAGGAAGTGAAAAACTTCCAGGCAAATATCCGGCGCCATGCTGCTCATATCCTGATTGAGGGTGATGACGAAGCAGCCCAGGAAAAAGTGGGCCAGGTTCAGGAGAAGCTTTCCGGTGGTGCTGATTTTGCCGCGCTTGCCAAAGAATACTCCGATGACTTTGTATCCCGCGATGAGGGTGGCGATGTTGGCTTCACCAGTGGTGATGTGTTCCCGGAAGCGTTCGAAGATGCATTGGCCAACCTCGAAGTTGGTGAAGTGTCCGGTGCGGTGAAAACGGAAGCGGGTACGCACTTTATCAAGCTGATTGAAGTAGCGGATGCTGAGCCTCCGAGCTTTGAAGAGCGCAAGGCCGCGATCGCTGCCCGCTTGCGCAATGCCGAGGCAGAACGTGAGTTTGTCGGGGCAATCAGTCGCCTGGGTGATCTCGCCTATAACGCAGAATCACTGGCTGGCCCTGCAGAAGAGCTGGGCGTCCGCGTGCAGAAGTCGCCACTGTTTTCCCGTCAGGGCGGTGCTGGCATCACTGCCGAGGGCAAAGTGATCGAGGCTGCGTTTTCTCCGGAAGTGAAGGAAGATGGCAATACCTCGGACGTGCTTGATCTGTCTGAAAACCACTCTGTGGTTTTGAAGGTGGTGGACCACAAGCCGGCGGGTGTGAAGCCGCTGGAGGAAGTCAAGGAGCAGATCGTAGAGCGCTTGAAGCGCGTCAAGGCCAGTGAGCAGCTGGCGAGCAAGGCGGCTTCGCTCAAGGAGCAGGCGCAATCCGGCGAGCCGCTGCAAGACCTCGCCAGTGCAGAGGGCCTCACTCTGGAAACCAGTGATAAAACCCGTCGGGGTGGGTTTGGTGTGCGTGGAGAGGTGGTGAACCATGTCTTTGGTATGGATGCCCCCAAGCCCGGCGCGAAAAACCTGCAGCAATTCGTTCTCAATACCGGCGATGTGGTCGTGGTGCAGCTCCGGGATGTACGTGCCGGCGACCTTTCTCGTCAGAGCAAGGAGCAGCGTGAGGCGCTGATGGAGCAGTTGGCTTCCATGCAAGGCGCCGCTGAGCTGGCCGCCGTGCAGCGCTACCTGTCGAGTAAGGCGGATATCGAGCTGTCTTCGGTGGCAGACTGATCGTTCCCTCTAGGGTAACAGAAATAAAAAAACCGGCGTTTTCGCCGGTTTTTTTATGCCTTTCGTTTATGCCTTTCGTTTATGACTTTCGAGAGACGCTGGAGTCGCTACGTTCGCGAGTAGCCTGCTGCGCTTAGCCGTTCGATGCGCTATCCACAAACAGAGTGAGTCGCTGTCCAGGCTGGAGGTAGCTGTTCTTGCTGATTTTGTTCCAACGGACAATGTCGCTGATGTCGATACTGAACTTTCTGGCAATACGGTAGAGCGAATCACCATTGCGCACCCGGTAAGAGACCTTTCGGGTTGTGCGGCTGGTGTCGTTGCTGGTTTTGGCCTTGGTGTAAGCCACCAGCTTCTGACCGGGGCGGAGAGTGTCTCCCGGAGCCATGCTGTTCCAGCTGGCAAGCTGCCGCACTTTCACGTTTAGCGAGCGAGCGATGCCCCAGAGAGTATCGCCGGGGCGAACGGTATAGCTGGATTTGTCACCGTTTCCGGAAGACTGCTTGCGTTGTACACGCTGGTCGATGGAGTAGGCGTATTGAGCGCTCGGTCCGGAAGCACTGGGGATCAGTAGCGTCTGGCCGGCACGTATACGGCTGCCGCGCAGCTTATTGGTTTGCTGGATCGCGGATACCGTGGTTTCGTAGCGGCGGGCAATCACGGAGAGCGAATCGCCTCGGGCTACCTGATAGCGCTGCCAGCTGACTCGTTGCTCGGGAGGCAGCTTTTCCAGCTCGGCGATAAAGCGTGCGCTTTTATCCTGTGGTATCAGCAGGCGATGGCTGCCGTTGGGGTCGGTGGCCCACCGGTTATAGCCGGGGTTAAGCAGGTAAAGTTCTTCAATCTCTACGTCCGCCAGTTCTGCGGCCTGGGCGAGATCAATCTGGCTGCCCACATTCACTGCGGTGTAGTAGGGGGTGTTGCCCACATCATGCAGTGGCACGCGGTAGTGATCGGAGCGTGCAACCACCTCTGCCAGGGCAAGAAGCTGGGGTACATAGCGCTGGGTTTCGCGGGGCAGCTTCAGGTCCCAAAAACTGGTGCCCTTGCCCTTGCGGCGGTTGCGCTCCATGGCGCGGCGCACGGTTCCTTCCCCGGCATTGTAGGCGGCCAGCACCAGTAGCCAGTCCCCGTCAAATTTGGCGGACAGGTAGTTGAAGTACTCACTGGCTGCGCGGGTGGACTCGACTACGTCGCGGCGACCGTCGTACCACCAGTTCTGGTGCAGGCCGAAAGACCGCCCAGTAGCGGGGATGAATTGCCACATTCCAGAAGCCTGGGCGTGGGAATACGCGAACGGATCGTAGGCACTTTCCACGATCGGCAGCAGGGCAAATTCCATGGGGACATTGGACTGCTCAAGCTGCTCCGCCACGTGGAAGATGTAGCGTCGGGAACGCTCGGTTACGCGCGCCATGTAGCCCTGATTGGACGAGAAGTAGTTGACGTAGTCCTTTACTTTGGCGCGATCGAGCTCCCGGTCGAGGGAAAACCCTTGTCGCAGTCGCTGCCAGAT
This Microbulbifer sp. Q7 DNA region includes the following protein-coding sequences:
- a CDS encoding LysM peptidoglycan-binding domain-containing protein is translated as MVYKKFAVAILAAAVGACAQIERAPQSATSSEVAPGIDANADSFEAISQNIMDAAEPALPPNDIWQRLRQGFSLDRELDRAKVKDYVNYFSSNQGYMARVTERSRRYIFHVAEQLEQSNVPMEFALLPIVESAYDPFAYSHAQASGMWQFIPATGRSFGLHQNWWYDGRRDVVESTRAASEYFNYLSAKFDGDWLLVLAAYNAGEGTVRRAMERNRRKGKGTSFWDLKLPRETQRYVPQLLALAEVVARSDHYRVPLHDVGNTPYYTAVNVGSQIDLAQAAELADVEIEELYLLNPGYNRWATDPNGSHRLLIPQDKSARFIAELEKLPPEQRVSWQRYQVARGDSLSVIARRYETTVSAIQQTNKLRGSRIRAGQTLLIPSASGPSAQYAYSIDQRVQRKQSSGNGDKSSYTVRPGDTLWGIARSLNVKVRQLASWNSMAPGDTLRPGQKLVAYTKAKTSNDTSRTTRKVSYRVRNGDSLYRIARKFSIDISDIVRWNKISKNSYLQPGQRLTLFVDSASNG